Proteins found in one Poecilia reticulata strain Guanapo linkage group LG15, Guppy_female_1.0+MT, whole genome shotgun sequence genomic segment:
- the lgalslb gene encoding lectin, galactoside-binding-like b isoform X2 translates to MAVQAAEKDGINMDGDHTLNDSLENPALISPDKEDLSRLLTVPFSGRIRGGMRPGKKIIVMGIVDLEPHSFDVSLTCGRDLEKDDPPFDVALKLTVSFSNRQFMRSARVSGKWTDEEASTSYFPFIPDQPFRIEIHCEHQRFRIFVDGHQLFDFYHKVKSLSSIDTVRIQGDLQITKLG, encoded by the exons ATGGCGGTGCAGGCAGCAGAAAAGGACGGAATA AACATGGACGGGGATCACACGCTGAACGACTCACTGGAGAACCCCGCTCTGATCTCACCCGACAAGGAGGATTTATCCCGTCTTTTG ACGGTGCCTTTCAGCGGGCGCATCCGCGGCGGAATGCGGCCGGGGAAGAAGATCATAGTGATGGGCATCGTCGATCTGGAGCCACACAG CTTCGACGTCAGCCTGACCTGCGGACGGGATTTGGAAAAGGATGACCCGCCGTTCGACGTGGCCCTGAAACTCACCGTTAGCTTCAGCAACCGGCAGTTTATGCGGAGCGCCCGCGTCTCAGGGAAATGGACGGATGAGGAAGCTTCCACCTCCTACTTCCCTTTCATCCCTGACCAGCCTTTTAGG ATTGAGATCCACTGCGAGCACCAGCGCTTCCGGATATTCGTGGACGGACACCAGCTCTTTGACTTTTATCACAAAGTGAAATCCTTGTCCTCAATCGACACAGTACGGATACAAGGAGACCTACAGATCACCAAGCTCGGTTAA
- the lgalslb gene encoding lectin, galactoside-binding-like b isoform X1: protein MAVQAAEKDGINMDGDHTLNDSLENPALISPDKEDLSRLLVGWGCCAQTVPFSGRIRGGMRPGKKIIVMGIVDLEPHSFDVSLTCGRDLEKDDPPFDVALKLTVSFSNRQFMRSARVSGKWTDEEASTSYFPFIPDQPFRIEIHCEHQRFRIFVDGHQLFDFYHKVKSLSSIDTVRIQGDLQITKLG from the exons ATGGCGGTGCAGGCAGCAGAAAAGGACGGAATA AACATGGACGGGGATCACACGCTGAACGACTCACTGGAGAACCCCGCTCTGATCTCACCCGACAAGGAGGATTTATCCCGTCTTTTG GTGGGGTGGGGGTGTTGTGCGCAGACGGTGCCTTTCAGCGGGCGCATCCGCGGCGGAATGCGGCCGGGGAAGAAGATCATAGTGATGGGCATCGTCGATCTGGAGCCACACAG CTTCGACGTCAGCCTGACCTGCGGACGGGATTTGGAAAAGGATGACCCGCCGTTCGACGTGGCCCTGAAACTCACCGTTAGCTTCAGCAACCGGCAGTTTATGCGGAGCGCCCGCGTCTCAGGGAAATGGACGGATGAGGAAGCTTCCACCTCCTACTTCCCTTTCATCCCTGACCAGCCTTTTAGG ATTGAGATCCACTGCGAGCACCAGCGCTTCCGGATATTCGTGGACGGACACCAGCTCTTTGACTTTTATCACAAAGTGAAATCCTTGTCCTCAATCGACACAGTACGGATACAAGGAGACCTACAGATCACCAAGCTCGGTTAA
- the LOC103476486 gene encoding zinc finger protein 13-like isoform X1, which translates to MTGMQQLRLLVSERLTAAAEEIFGLVERTITEYQEEVVRSKTEIIQLRQQIEQLTVLQPRVSLFKGDIVPLLHVVCLLDVESVSENQSQPPAEEQKEGGDHQQVKEEQLDVCIIPDVDTDSSDDVKVSPFESETTPHVDPQLLPNVSSITVTLNSGDEGKWIGNFGGSSSHSGPSRGHISLLQPEHILDSKSCRLCGVSFIRDCDLIRHVDESHAGQKAFKCFECHKEFARKDSLTLHLRVHTGEKPHRCPFCGKFFTQTSNLRVHMRKHTGEKPYFCSSCGKMVAHSYHLKTCSRRSSVTMDVSGH; encoded by the exons ATGACGGGGATGCAGCAGCTCAGGCTGCTGGTCAGCGAGCGGCTAACGGCGGCTGCAGAGGAAATCTTCGGGCTCGTTGAGAGGACAATAACGGAGTATCAGGAAGAGGTGGTCCGCTCCAAGACAGAAATCATCCAGCTGAGGCAGCAGATCGAACAGCTGACCGTCTTACAGCCCCGAGTGTCTTTGTTCAAAGGAG ATATAGTCCCTCTTTTGCATGTTGTCTGTCTCCTAGATGTCGAGTCAGTGTCAGAAAACCAAAGCCAGCCTCCAGCAGAAGAACAAAAGGAAGGTGGAGACCATCAGCAGgttaaagaggagcagctggaTGTCTGCATCATCCCAGACGTGGATACTGATTCTTCTGACGACGTAAAAGTTTCTCCTTTCGAATCAGAGACGACGCCTCACGTTGACCCCCAGCTGTTACCAAACGTCAGCTCCATAACCGTGACTCTGAACAGCGGCGACGAGGGAAAATGGATTGGAAATTTTGGCGGGAGCTCGTCGCATTCTGGTCCGAGTCGCGGCCACATTTCCCTCCTGCAGCCGGAACACATCCTGGACAGCAAGTCCTGCCGTCTCTGCGGCGTGTCCTTCATCAGGGACTGCGACCTGATCAGGCACGTGGATGAGTCCCATGCGGGGCAGAAGGCCTTCAAATGCTTCGAGTGTCACAAGGAGTTTGCCCGGAAAGACAGCTTGACTTTGCATCTGAGGGTCCACACGGGCGAGAAGCCGCACAGGTGCCCCTTCTGCGGGAAGTTCTTCACCCAGACCTCCAACCTCAGGGTTCACATGAGGAAACACACGGGCGAGAAGCCGTACTTCTGCAGCTCGTGTGGCAAAATGGTGGCGCACTCATATCACCTTAAAACATGCTCCAGGCGATCCTCGGTCACGATGGACGTCAGTGGACATTAG
- the LOC103476486 gene encoding zinc finger protein 569-like isoform X2 yields MTGMQQLRLLVSERLTAAAEEIFGLVERTITEYQEEVVRSKTEIIQLRQQIEQLTVLQPRVSLFKGDVESVSENQSQPPAEEQKEGGDHQQVKEEQLDVCIIPDVDTDSSDDVKVSPFESETTPHVDPQLLPNVSSITVTLNSGDEGKWIGNFGGSSSHSGPSRGHISLLQPEHILDSKSCRLCGVSFIRDCDLIRHVDESHAGQKAFKCFECHKEFARKDSLTLHLRVHTGEKPHRCPFCGKFFTQTSNLRVHMRKHTGEKPYFCSSCGKMVAHSYHLKTCSRRSSVTMDVSGH; encoded by the exons ATGACGGGGATGCAGCAGCTCAGGCTGCTGGTCAGCGAGCGGCTAACGGCGGCTGCAGAGGAAATCTTCGGGCTCGTTGAGAGGACAATAACGGAGTATCAGGAAGAGGTGGTCCGCTCCAAGACAGAAATCATCCAGCTGAGGCAGCAGATCGAACAGCTGACCGTCTTACAGCCCCGAGTGTCTTTGTTCAAAGGAG ATGTCGAGTCAGTGTCAGAAAACCAAAGCCAGCCTCCAGCAGAAGAACAAAAGGAAGGTGGAGACCATCAGCAGgttaaagaggagcagctggaTGTCTGCATCATCCCAGACGTGGATACTGATTCTTCTGACGACGTAAAAGTTTCTCCTTTCGAATCAGAGACGACGCCTCACGTTGACCCCCAGCTGTTACCAAACGTCAGCTCCATAACCGTGACTCTGAACAGCGGCGACGAGGGAAAATGGATTGGAAATTTTGGCGGGAGCTCGTCGCATTCTGGTCCGAGTCGCGGCCACATTTCCCTCCTGCAGCCGGAACACATCCTGGACAGCAAGTCCTGCCGTCTCTGCGGCGTGTCCTTCATCAGGGACTGCGACCTGATCAGGCACGTGGATGAGTCCCATGCGGGGCAGAAGGCCTTCAAATGCTTCGAGTGTCACAAGGAGTTTGCCCGGAAAGACAGCTTGACTTTGCATCTGAGGGTCCACACGGGCGAGAAGCCGCACAGGTGCCCCTTCTGCGGGAAGTTCTTCACCCAGACCTCCAACCTCAGGGTTCACATGAGGAAACACACGGGCGAGAAGCCGTACTTCTGCAGCTCGTGTGGCAAAATGGTGGCGCACTCATATCACCTTAAAACATGCTCCAGGCGATCCTCGGTCACGATGGACGTCAGTGGACATTAG
- the LOC103476485 gene encoding zinc finger protein 629-like, with amino-acid sequence MSGMQQLRLLVSERLTAAAEEIFGLVERTITEYQEEVVRSKTEIIQLRQQIEQLTVLQPRVSLFKGVPENQIQLPVEQQKESQACQKVKEEQLDVCISPDPDTDSSEDVKVFPYGSQTTPRSDPELFPSVSSITVTLNSDDVHNEWNENPGADLAYFGHSHSDASFLQQEQILDKKSCRMCGVSFIRDCDLIRHMEEAHAGHKAFKCFECHKEFARRDSLALHMRVHTGEKPHRCPFCEKTFTQTSNLRVHMRKHTGEKPYFCDTCGKMVAHSYHLKICSRQTSYTTDVTGERAFRCFRCGKKFHTISDLNVHMKIHEARKSHALVQVFS; translated from the exons ATGTCGGGGATGCAGCAGCTCAGGCTGCTGGTCAGCGAGCGGCTAACGGCGGCTGCAGAGGAAATCTTCGGCCTCGTTGAGAGGACAATAACGGAGTATCAGGAAGAGGTGGTCCGCTCCAAGACAGAAATCATCCAGCTGAGGCAGCAGATCGAACAGCTGACCGTCTTACAGCCCCGAGTGTCTTTGTTCAAAGGAG TTCCAGAGAATCAAATTCAGCTTCCAGTTGAGCAACAGAAGGAAAGTCAGGCGTGTCAGAAGgttaaagaggagcagctggaTGTCTGCATCAGCCCTGACCCGGATACCGATTCCTCAGAGGACGTGAAAGTTTTTCCTTACGGGTCGCAGACTACCCCTCGCAGCGACCCCGAGCTGTTTCCAAGCGTCAGCTCCATCACCGTGACTCTGAACAGCGACGACGTGCACAACGAGTGGAATGAGAATCCCGGCGCAGATCTGGCTTACTTCGGCCACAGTCACAGCGACGCTTCCTTTCTGCAGCAGGAACAAATCCTGGATAAGAAGTCCTGCCGTATGTGCGGCGTGTCCTTCATCAGAGACTGCGACCTGATCAGGCACATGGAGGAGGCCCACGCCGGACACAAGGCTTTTAAATGCTTCGAGTGCCACAAGGAGTTCGCCCGCAGGGACAGCCTGGCTTTGCACATGAGGGTCCACACGGGCGAGAAGCCGCACAGGTGCCCCTTCTGCGAGAAGACCTTCACCCAGACCTCCAACCTCAGGGTTCACATGAGGAAGCACACGGGCGAGAAGCCGTACTTTTGCGACACCTGCGGCAAAATGGTGGCGCACTCGTATCACCTGAAGATATGCTCCAGACAGACCTCATACACGACAGACGTCACCGGGGAGAGGGCGTTTCGCTGCTTCCGGTGTGGCAAAAAGTTTCACACGATTTCAGACCTGAACGTGCACATGAAGATCCACGAAGCGAGAAAATCGCACGCGCTTGTGCAGGTTTTCTCTTAA